Sequence from the Bacillus rossius redtenbacheri isolate Brsri chromosome 9 unlocalized genomic scaffold, Brsri_v3 Brsri_v3_scf9_1, whole genome shotgun sequence genome:
cggttttcattttaaatcaccttaaacttggcgattttgaccaattggtgtttaaatgtgccaagttcggagggctgtaaaagaggcagaaacagatatgaatctgaatctggtatactgtgttgtacccagagtagcgtagtttaaggtggtgttattggtatataggtagaaaatttggttttcattttaaatcaccttaaacatggcgattttgaccaattggtgtttaaatgtgccaagttcggagggctgtaaaagaggcagaaacagatatgaatctgaatctggtatactcagTTGTACctagagtagcgtagtttaaggttgtgttattggtaattaggtagaaaattcggttttcatttgaAATCGCCTAGAACTTGGCGAtattgacctatgggtgtttaaatgtgccaagttcggagggctgtgaAAGAAGCAGAAACAGATATGattctgaatctggtatactgagtggtacccagagtagcgttgtTTAAGGCGGTGTTATTGGtatttaggtagaaaattcggttttcattttaaatcaccttaaacttggcgattttgaccaattggtgtttaaatgtgccaagttcggagggctgtaaaataggcagaaacagatatgaatctgaatctggtatactgagttgtacccagagtagcgtagttaaAGGCGGTGTTGTTGGtatttaggtagaaaattcggttttcattttaaatcaccttaaacttggcgattttgaccaattggtgtttaaatgtgccaagttcggagggctgtaaaataggcagaaacagatatgaatctgaatcttgtatactgtgttgtacccagagtagcgtagtttaaggtggtgttattggtatataggtagaaaattcggttttcattttaaatcaccttaaacttggcgattttgaccaattggtgtttaaatgtgccaagttcggagggctgtaaaagaggcaggaacagatatgaatctgaatctggtatactgtgttgtacccagagtagcgtagtttaaggtggtgttattggtatttaggtagaaaattcggttttcattttaaatcaccttaaacttggcgattttgaccaatttgtgtttaaatgtgccaagttcggagggctgtaaaagaggcagaaacagatatggatatgaatctgaatctggtatactgtgttgtacccagagtatcAAAGTTTAATGttgtgttattcgtgataaggtagaaaattcggttttcattttaaatcaccttaaacttggcgattttgaccaattggtgtttaaatgtgccaagttcggagggctgtaaaagaggcagaaacagatatgaatctgaatctggtatactgtgttgtacccagagtagcgtagtttaaggtggtgttattggtatataggtagaaaatttggttttcattttaaatcaccttaaacatggcgattttgaccaattggtgtttaaatgtgccaagttcggagggctgtaaaagaggcagaaacagatatgaatctgaatctggtatactcagttgtacccagagtagcgtagtttaaggtggtgttattcgtgataaggtagaaaattcgtttttcattttaaatcacctttaacctggcgatttttacctatgggtgtttaaaagtgccaagttcggggggctgtaaaagaggcagaaacagatatgaatctgaatctggtatacttagttgtacccagagtagcgtagtttaaggtggtgttattcgtgataaggtagaaaattcgtttttcattttaaatcaccttaaacctggcgatttttacctatgggtgtttaaaagtgccaagttcggggggctgtaaaagaggcagaaacagatatgaatctgaatctggtatacttagttgtacccagagtagcgtagtttaaggtggtgttattcgtgataaggtagaaaattcgtttttcattttaaatcaccttaaacctggcgatttttacctatgggtgtttaaaagtgccaagttcggggggctgtaaaagaggcagaaacagatgtttataaatattttttcttgttaagTGCACATTTACCATATAATTTCTTTATGTCTTTCTTGCCCTGAAGCCGTGGATCATTTTCATTCGGTTTTATCGTGTTGTACTATAATTATGGTACGCGCTGGAAAAcgaatctgagattcgaatctCACTTCACCTGAGtcctaccttgcccttttttagtacccgatactgagtacccaaatttttaaataatcggtggtatcgaggaatcggagaatcgaatcgacccatccctaatatTGATGAAACCAAAATAGCAGCAAAATTGATGTCAATGCACCGCcaaacaccgaaatggaagtcaatacacacaaaacaccgaaatgcaaATTTTACCTAAATTACCTCATTTTGTCtgttaaaatatagaattaattTCATGAATCTTTGTTTTTGGgatttattaaaaatcttaaaaaattttaccaaGTAAAAAAATCTAGTTCTTATGTATTGtttgtttaaagtaaatttaaagcAGTTTATAGCTGATACCTAAATACATAGCGTAAGGCTTACAGACAAACATGTGATTTTGGATATTTAAcactgcatttttttaaattcattttaagtattgaaataataagacggtgacaaaaaagtaaaaactaaatttgaaaattttttgaactTTCTCGTGAACTAAGAAACATTACAAAAGAGTGCTTGATATATACTTACTATTACATATGTTTagtttttaatgatgctaaacactaaatccactattttaaatgacaaaattttggcatttttataacaccataaaatcttggctctagctAGTGGAGTCAATTGTGCTGAAATGTGCTGTTTCTTCAGGAACTTGTTTGCGGAGGAAGATTCTGAAGAAGTGGACCAGAGGCTCCATGAGAACTCCGTCACCATGGCGAAAATGAAGGATCTCAAGTCAAGGCTGGAAACCATGTCCTTGCACAGAAAGGTAGGTACCTCCGTCTGGTTTTCTATGAGGGCATGACCATGAAGAATGTGAGGCATCATGCACGTTCAgagaactgaatttttttatcgTTATTTTTAGTAATCACCATTTACACAGAAGACCTTATAATTATAAAGGTTATTTTCAGCTGTTGTAAGATGACGAATTGGCAAGCCATCACACTTAATTTGATGCATGTTGAAGAGATATGTTCAAATTTTGTTGATTGCGATTCTCGATTTCCATGCATTCATTTATAAATCCATATTTGTACCAGTTATATTTTAAGTGAGATTTGGGATTAAATGGCACTTTTATTTTGGGAACAGTTGATATGTTATAATTTGGTCTTGAAACAGGATAACCTTCTGCAGAAATATtgtatgattgtttttttttttatttttccaagtaGAAAGGAAAGTcaataataatgaaatatttgtacttttaacaataaattatcatttaaaatttatctataaaaaattgtttaaattacttACTGAAATttatactcaaaataaaattagttatattTCTGGCATATTCTTTACCTATGACCAGGTCACACAAACAAAGAAATCTTCCTATactaaatttttaagttaaaaagttTGAGAAGGTAAATAACAATACCTATGTTAGGGGTAGCAACATACAAATTAAAAAGTCTCAAGGATGAAATTTGTATGGGACAATCATTCTAACTAAAAGGGTTGATGACAATGACAACTTGTAATGGTGTAAAAATGGAATTGAGTATGTAGTTGTGAATTGGTAGTACCCTGAGAACATCCACGTATTATTGATAATGTCACATGTTTCACCAAGATCAATCATCCTTGTTCAAACCCATCGAGGTACAGACACAGATTTTCAATGCTGGGTGCTAAATCTCATTGCAATGTACTTGAAGACCCtcacttttttttgtatctaaCAACATAAGTACGTTATATTCAACTGTTGCTAAATGTAAAACCTCTTGTAAGGATctgaaaataaatacttttatgtgAGGTACTTTATTATGAGGTTCTACTAAAATTTCACAGGTGGCAGAAGTTCCTGAAGAAGAAACTAGGAGACAAAATGATGTGGGTAACTGGCCCACTACACATGCATCTATGTGCTCATCAAAATTTATCTCATAAAATATATCTCATAAGGGTTACATGGTTGCAAAGCTACGTGCAAAACCTAACAGACTGCCACATATAATTTCAATAGTGGGACGGCTTTTATTACTGCTTTGATAGATTTTGGCTTTGTCTTATTTTCCTGTTTGGCTACCATGTGCCTGGATAGTCCATGGGGTccattttaaaatgttgtttctCAAGTTAGTACGTCAGACCAAGTAGTTTGTCACTCCAGGAATTTGCTCCAGTGATAACAGCGTTCGTACCTGGTTTCTAGCTAGTCTAGTTCATTCTGTTGTGCAAACAAATATCAAGTCTATGTGTGTTTTTAACACTTTCCTGGGAATTTTTCTTTACGAAGAGCACCATCAGCAGGGCAGTCGAGAGAGTGCATGGTCCCggaagcaaataattttttcggGGCCCCTCCCTATAGTTAATGTAAACTTTTgtccattttttaaatgtttgagtgGCCATAATGGTACGGTGATCTGCATGGATCACATAACTAGTAATGTtttagatttaataaaaaaaaatcttttatacaTAAAGTCATTGCAGGTATGCACTGTTTGTTGTGGAATAAATTCAAGCATGCAATGcaattttgcatatattttttctcgtgacaaacagtgtaaaacttCAATGGGGTATGGTCCAAAAATTGTGTTGAATCAAATTTCCCCATTGCATGCATCATTTAAAGATTGTAGTAAGGTTTTCAATGAATTCTGTTATAATAGACATGTAATTTTGGTCCTACTATCAGGGTTAAacgtacacattaaaaaaatcttgaaactaGGTTGCTCGGTCCCCAGAGATTTTGCCCATCCCTCCACGTGTTCATCCCACTCCTGACCATCAGGTCAACTTAAATGGGCCAGCAACCACTTCTTAGATCTGGATTATGATGTGTTACAAGTCTGTGAAGTTTCCAAGGAAGATGGTCAAGAATACATCAGTTCCTGGATTCAGTATTCAGTTTCCTCCCATTTGATTTGATGTTGGACAATTTCCTGAATATTCGGCAGGACCCCGATATGGCAGATTAAATGACCATGTATCCAAGTAACTTAAGAAGCTTGTAGGTAGTCTGTTAATACTGTGGTAGTCTTGGAACTGTACTTGACTCAGGTAGCTAGGCTGTTAGAAGTTGTGGTACTTTCTACCTGAACCATCAGCTTAGGGAAGGGGCTACCTCGCCACTCAAGAAGGTCACACCACAGAGAGGACCACTGCGATGTAATTGCAAGACGCCCTACCTCTCAGCAAGGTGATTCAGGTTCAGTTCCCAGCACTTAGTGAAGAGTGTAGCGTACGTTGGGATATTCCTTTTTGCTTCACCATTTCATGACTGTTGTAAGTGGTCCAATGTTTATGTTTTGTAGCTGTTGGGTATGATTATTGTGACGCAGTGGAGAGTTAAAATGTTGCTGTAAATGCATTCCCTCACACCCACATACTCTAGTTTAGTATTGATTTTGTTCTGTTAACACATTAATTTCACAAaaggtaaatttaaaacaatttcagtgttaattttatttttttttggcaaagttTACTATGTTGAGATTTTTATTGGCACTGATGTGATATTTGTTTTGCAGCCTAGAAGATCAGCTCCACGTATTGTGTCAGCCAAACGCACTCAGCACAATCAAACTGTAACTCCTCGTCTGACACAGTCCCCCCACAAGCCTGACGCAAGGAACGAGCCAAGGCTGCGTGCCCATAAAAACCACCTCTCTCTCCCTCCGATCGGGAGCAACTTGAGTCAGCAGCCATCGTACCTGGAGACTAGCTCCCTGTTGAGTGTGCAGAACTCGCGACGAAGCAGTGACAATAGCAGTGCATCATCCACTTCTCTTCGGTCAGACGGTACCTGCCCCGACATGCCGTTGTCGCTGTGCTGTGGGCCGGGCACGATGGACTCCACCCTCCCGTCACTGGTGTCCACGCCCCAGCGCCTGGGCGGCAGGCGAGGGAACGGTAACGTGACGAGCCTCAGAGTGTTGCCTCAGCGGAGGAGTAGCATCGACTTTGAGTGCAGCAGAAAAGTTCCTATGGGCGACACCACCAAAAATGCATGCAGGACTGGTGATGCAGCACTTAGCGAAGGCTCCAGCATAAATATTTTGTCTTCGTCGGACATCGCCATCCTAGAAGAAGATGGTGACGGTAGTCTCAGGAAAGGCTTCCCAGCATCCCACAGCCCGATAAGCATGACTTCCAGCGATGAGGCGACCGTCGCCATCTCCCAGTATCCTCAGGAGCGCGTCTCGACGGCCGCGGTGAAAAACAGTCCGAGTAGATACCGCTTATCCCACGTCATCCTCGACGAAGACGATAGGCCGAAAACATCGCCCGAAGACTTGAGCCACCGTCAGAAGACGGCCCAGGAACTGTGCAACATCCTGAGCGAGTCGAAATGGCACAAGCGCAATCCACGGAGAAGAGACAGGAACACGAGTAGCATACCACAGCTTGACGTGTTGGGAAACCTGCAACGACAGAAACCTGCAAATAGTAGGCTCGAGCCGAGCAACAAGTGCACCGCTTCGAGCCTGGCCGCTCTCGGCCACCTGTCGCTGGGGAAGGCGACGGCGTCCTCCCCGAAGTACGGGCGCAGGAGCGTGCAGAAGCCAGCACTCACGCCAGCTGGCTCTGTGGGCGCGGAGGGCAGCTCGGCACCGTGCTGGCAGCAAGGAGTGGAGGTGCGCAGGCGTGCCGCGCCTCCCGGGAAGCACCTGCGGCCTCGGTGCGCCGAGTGCCGCAAACGCCTCAACATCACCAACGTGTACTCGTGTCGATGCGAGAAGCTCTTCTGCTCCACTCACCGCTACTCCGAGCTGCACGGCTGCACCTTCGACTACAAGAGTGAAGGGCGGCGGCTGCTGGAGCAGGCCAACCCGCTGGTCGCCGCCCCGAAGCTACCGAAGATATAGCTGCCCTTCGTTGCAATTGCATGCGCTCCAAATTTCTGTGCACTTGTCAATTTACCTGTagctaacatttttattttatatgcatTTGTTTGTTCTTTAACTAATGTGTTTACAGTATCCCTATACCACCTGTATTTTAGTATTTGTTATTAGAATTAAACCCAGGTTTTactattcccaaaaaaaaaagttacgtgtcaagttttttttctctgaGTATTTTAGTTAGTTTACTAAATGACAAAATGAAGAAACATTTTAATGGTACATTCCAAATTTATATTCTGTATGCATTGTACTGTTTTGTCCAAACTATTTTTCTGAAACCACTAAATACTGCAGAAAATAATACATAGAAATTTGTaccctgcaaatttttttttatgttagcaaTGTTTACCAATCTGATCTCTTTTTCAGATAACTGCAAAATATTTTGGTAGCGGTTATGTACCAACTAGTTATATCTGATATTTTTAACGTATTGGTTACAATGTCTTGTGGAAATTGTAAAGAATAATTGTTTGTTCCCAGAAAGAAATGGTTGGTCTTAGTTGGCAGTAAGATCAAATCTTTTTGCAAACAGTAGTACTTATTATTACTACAATTTGgaaattcattatttataaattatatctaCATTGATAAATACCaaatttaatttgcaatttatttCAGTCCCTTATTTTTCTGTGCTGCTTATATAGGTACTGTATCTGATTTTTACTAACATTAATGaaatgtgtattaatttgaagCACAAAGAAATATGTATAGTATTTGCCTGATCACAGCTAATatattgtttaaaagtttaataaaaaaaatttttttccaggctAACAGAATTAATTACATAGTGTTGATAGAAATAACAGTGTATTTAATCAATACTGCAATGTAATACATGTTTGTTGAAACGTGTTTGAAATTTTGATGATAATTGTGATTGTAATAATCTGTTTGCAAATAAACAGATTAGACAGAAAATAGTTAGGTTGGACAGGAAAAACACTGAAAACTCAGGTAAATTGAGTAAAGTAAGAGTGTGAAAACCTGATCAGATCAAAACTGGAAACTGAATATTTTAGGAATCACCCTCAAACTAATGTGTAGCTATTTGAAATGCCAGTTATTCCCGTTGGCAGTTTCATAACTAAAAATAGTTATGGAAAAAATTGTTGATATCTTGGTGACCATTATTACTATTACTGTAACCATTTCTCAAACCTAGTGTATGGTATGTCTGACCATATTGAATTGGGTCAAATTTCCAGATGCCaacaaaaatccaagatggccatttTTTCATTGGTGAACACTAGTGTTTGGAGGgggggaaatatatatatttattcagaaagtGACTTTAATGTTCCTATGACTCCACGATACGTTTCAGAGTAGCGGAGAATAATTTTTGGTGACTTGATACACTTACTAAAAATTAAGTTGGTATCTGATTGAAGTgaatttaagtattaaaaaaaaaatagttttgagcgAATTTCCTATtttacctaaaatatttttccatgttATTTAAGGTTTAAATTTTATGCTTAAAACTCCAATTTTCTGGTGGTGTGTATTTCAATGTGAATAATTTTTCttagtacagtacactccctatttaacgcggttgtcgggggacataacttttacctgcgttgttgcataaccgcgatgtttcgatgtgaccaaggtcaaaaggcataaaacaccgcctgtgttctaataggtcggcaagtacgcacagtatagacggcccgccgttgtgcggactttgcatccgcagttttcactaaacgcgggtgaaaaaataaaaataataaattttaaagataaatattaaatgttgaattgtttttatttttccgtgtgccgcgcacagtttgtcgcacggcctacgagcgcgccaaacGCCGCcaaacacacgtgcggcacacaagctgctgccagtctcgtggtgtcagccacagtatctgcttcgtcagtgtccgtaacaagtaagtgcagtgtgtgcggttacacacgattctgtggtcgaagtcttctaaaaagaaaggccgtagtgatacttcaaaccgaatatgaatcgcaaagtaccgagtttgattgacaaaataaaaattctatatttacttacagatagcttgtcttttgcagaagtaggccgcagatacaggaaaaaaacgattctagcattagtacaataaaaaataaagaatcgtctatcgtgtcaagtggttaaactttattatccatgcttacagtaaattataaatggtcacgtgtgggaaacaaaaattgcgccaatttaattttagcgcaatcagtgacgccgtattaaaaaccgtgttaaactatgtctttacttatttcaccaaacgctgtgtcgagttgctgagtgtgtgtggctcggatcggcaagtgttatattccccagcctctggttaaaggtcgggagaccgttacacataaacatttccgggacttgtttactacctcacggcaaaagtggtacagtgtggttcacgtaagtattggaccactgggaattcctgggcaaagattaaaaatacgctagctgatttactttactatttaatgttaaaacattataccaaagtaaaaagatgaacgtgtataatacaatgaattacccaataatattacgtctgtaggttttagttgtaacaaaacatttatatacagatgtccagtaaagtaccaattaagattctggagtggaattttaaacaccggactacctgattttgccttgtacgcaggaacgctgctcagtcaagtgactcatgctctgcctgtgtgctgcgtgaacacattccctcccccactccccctaatgaattacccaataatattacgtctgtaggtttaagttgtaacaaaacatttatatacagatgtccagtaaagtaccaattaagattctggagtggaattttaaacaccggactacctgattttgccttgtacgcaggaacgctgctcagtcaagtgactcatgctctgcctgtgtgctgcgtgaacacattccctcccccactccccctagtcaagtttctgcccgctctaatctctacctctctccatattctcggctcgcctctccctaccaagcgcttgccgacaaccaagcctatccaacatcaatccccagccgagtcacgctggataatgtcgctggacggtgggctttatcaggtccccgttccgatgcttcatttgtgagataaagcgacgttcagaactagtgtttcagaaaatatcactgggctggattggaccataatttgaaaaccctacaagatagaggaataatgtacggagatatcttgtttagaatttcactgcggacattttctacgcctaggcttttttctgcccgatgcttagtttgttagttacaacgcaaaattatcctaatctgctgtcaaccatttattccattattattcatttctgactgggggacatggtttgacccgcgatatacccgattccgcgatcaatcgaggcgcgatataccgggagtttactgtactactGTACTTTATGACTGCATAGTTGTATTTTCCTGCATGGTTCCTTGGCaagtatttttattagtaatgctTCCTAGTTTCTACATTTCAAGGAATTAGAAACAGAAGTAACTGATGTTGAAGTGGACACCTAGTTGCTGCAATACGGCTTTTTTATGCATGCCATAGTTGATTAATGCTCGTAAGACatattatgtgtatttttttaaaatattttaatggaatgTAACGTAAGTCATGCGAACATATTCTTTATCACCGAATTTTACTGCCATTTTCAAGATATAGGTAATATAATTATTtgctataaactaaaaaaaaaggttaatttgaatcttaattttttttttctttattcatttctTTTCGTGTTATAGCAtggttgatatatatatatatatatatatatatatatatatatatatatatatatatatgtcatgtAGTTGAAGCATTTTTTGTTGTTACataatacatatacatatagTATACAGCCACCTTGTTTAAGAGCTGCTGAACTATCATGTAGTCGTCTTTCCTTTCTTGGCCTTGTTTCAGCAATAATTTTGTAGTACAGTAGGTATTGCATTTGGCTAGAAATTGAACATTACAGAAATGTTATTGTTCGTGATCAATTTATTTTTGTACACCTTTTGAGGTATTGCACTGGAAATAATACCACATGCACAAATTCCTTGTTACTTGGAACTTGATTATTTGTTTTCTCCTTCCAAATGAGATATGGTGCCTGTATTCTATTTAGAAAAATTATGTGCACAGTGCTCAATATCTAGAAGTATTTTTGAGTGGCTTCTTCTTTGTTGCTTCTGAATATGGTTGGAGGTAAGACAATATTTGAACACCGTGAACTTATTTTGCATTCTGTAGGTAAGATAAATATGTACGTAGTGGTCAACCTGTGATAACATTTTAATCAATGAATACTGACAAATCCGTGGATGAGATTTAGAATGTTAACATTCACAAAACATGTAAACATTTTTGTGCATATACGCATGCCCTCTTACCAAGTATTGAGCTTCCTAGTGTGTGTTTAGCTGTTGATATGTGTTGCACGACAGCTTTGTTAAACCTTTTTCCTAAGTTGTGTCTGTATGTAACTAAATGTTGTGTGAATCGCTGATTCAGTAATAtttacaaaacctttttttttttaatgtgtttgagCATCGTTTTCTAAGGTGCTGATTTTGTTATGGCTTTGGTGTGTGACACAATTAAGGGCACTAATGTTTTCAAATATTGTGTTTGATGTTTTTGTTGTGCTTTTAACTTCCCTTGTTGGGAGCAATTCTGTGATTATATTGAGGAAATGCCTGTATGACAGTGTATGATGTATCATCAGCAAACATAATATCAAATTATTCCTCCATGTTTGTTTATGGACTTAACTAAAATCAATTACAACTACTGTATTAAGGTGTAGATTGTGAAATTGTGAGCAGATAAGAATTCATGATTGCTTGGAACTCCTTCGTTCATAGTCATTGGaagaaatttaattgtttttggtAGCAAGTTATTCTCAGCTGCGTATTTTTGGCTTCTCAGTGTACTTAACATTGAAAAAGGCTGACTGTGTGCAAAGTCTGCATCTAGGTGGTGTACTACAAAAGAAACTTTTACCTACCTGGATCTTTAGTTTTGCATACCTTCAGTTTGCACCAAAAATAAATCTAATAATGTGGCTTCAATGTAAAATTGAAATGCATTTAATTATGTTATGGATTAATATGCATTCTGGTTAGCAGAGCGGTTTTGATTGGAGGAAGCATTCCAGATGTACATCATTTCAGAGCTTACGTTgtgttttctagaaaaaaaaattacaggattTGACGAAAGCTTGGACAAAATAGTTGGGAGGGCACCTCTGATTACTTTTTGAATGGCCTGTGAGGATTGAGAGCTAGGCATCTGAGGATGACATGTGTCTAGAACTACTCTTGCTGTGCACGCATGTGACATTCAGGGGAGTTGGCTGTTCTGGAGCAATTTAGGTGCTGCCTTGTGGTCAAGTGGCCAATTCTGGAACTGACAGCAAAGGTTGTCGCTGTTCTCGGAATTTCCTTGtagaatttggaaaaaaaaaaaaaatttagttctcCTGTTGGTCTTGAAACCCAGAGGTATtttgcacaaaaaataaaatttttagggTTCTACAGGTCATAAAAGTCTTTAAAGTTAGGAAACTGAAGGAAAGTCATGAAAAAGTCTCAAAATAAACAGCAATGGTTCTGAAAGTCttgaaactttaatttccagcagcaTTTTGTTGACTTGCATTTCATTTCTTGACCCCTCACTTCAATTTATAGTCTCACATTAAATACAAATAGTTGGTGACTGTCTACATAAATTATGTAAAGTACCTCTGAAAAGGTTTAAGCTTTCTAACTTGAAAGTGGTACTTTGTGCGAATTATAGAAACTTTTGCTATTTTCTCATGCTAAAAACACCCtctcatttaaaaaaacatgtgtgtgtgtggagtccacATGAACATAAgttaaacttcttgcttattagttatggagataaattattagtattttttaattgaacaagatATAATAATTA
This genomic interval carries:
- the LOC134542742 gene encoding AN1-type zinc finger protein 4-like isoform X2, producing the protein MSIKLKIQRVEGIPVSQQHLLFGMRELDDRACLVDCAIHHGATLKLVLSVRGGPVGTRRPPSLDDLAWRELQDLVENSRGETGEPLPAGCHVTILVFREGDQVNLFRVVENEDGTYSPLSESGSGTTIRNLFAEEDSEEVDQRLHENSVTMAKMKDLKSRLETMSLHRKPRRSAPRIVSAKRTQHNQTVTPRLTQSPHKPDARNEPRLRAHKNHLSLPPIGSNLSQQPSYLETSSLLSVQNSRRSSDNSSASSTSLRSDGTCPDMPLSLCCGPGTMDSTLPSLVSTPQRLGGRRGNGNVTSLRVLPQRRSSIDFECSRKVPMGDTTKNACRTGDAALSEGSSINILSSSDIAILEEDGDGSLRKGFPASHSPISMTSSDEATVAISQYPQERVSTAAVKNSPSRYRLSHVILDEDDRPKTSPEDLSHRQKTAQELCNILSESKWHKRNPRRRDRNTSSIPQLDVLGNLQRQKPANSRLEPSNKCTASSLAALGHLSLGKATASSPKYGRRSVQKPALTPAGSVGAEGSSAPCWQQGVEVRRRAAPPGKHLRPRCAECRKRLNITNVYSCRCEKLFCSTHRYSELHGCTFDYKSEGRRLLEQANPLVAAPKLPKI
- the LOC134542742 gene encoding AN1-type zinc finger protein 4-like isoform X1, whose amino-acid sequence is MCSVILCMMSEHDYQSFQSSFQGGTIDLFIETLTGTTFEVTVSPFDTIMSIKLKIQRVEGIPVSQQHLLFGMRELDDRACLVDCAIHHGATLKLVLSVRGGPVGTRRPPSLDDLAWRELQDLVENSRGETGEPLPAGCHVTILVFREGDQVNLFRVVENEDGTYSPLSESGSGTTIRNLFAEEDSEEVDQRLHENSVTMAKMKDLKSRLETMSLHRKPRRSAPRIVSAKRTQHNQTVTPRLTQSPHKPDARNEPRLRAHKNHLSLPPIGSNLSQQPSYLETSSLLSVQNSRRSSDNSSASSTSLRSDGTCPDMPLSLCCGPGTMDSTLPSLVSTPQRLGGRRGNGNVTSLRVLPQRRSSIDFECSRKVPMGDTTKNACRTGDAALSEGSSINILSSSDIAILEEDGDGSLRKGFPASHSPISMTSSDEATVAISQYPQERVSTAAVKNSPSRYRLSHVILDEDDRPKTSPEDLSHRQKTAQELCNILSESKWHKRNPRRRDRNTSSIPQLDVLGNLQRQKPANSRLEPSNKCTASSLAALGHLSLGKATASSPKYGRRSVQKPALTPAGSVGAEGSSAPCWQQGVEVRRRAAPPGKHLRPRCAECRKRLNITNVYSCRCEKLFCSTHRYSELHGCTFDYKSEGRRLLEQANPLVAAPKLPKI